Within the Terriglobia bacterium genome, the region CGGACTGCTCCACGCGCTCCACCGCTGTGCGCGTGACCTGGTCCATGTCGATGAGGCGGTGCTCCTCTTCCTGGATCAGGTAATCGAAGGCCTCGCTGACCTTCATCTTCCGCTTCTTGGTGCGCTGGCCGAAGATGTTGGGCAGCATGTCCTTGATGTTGACGTCCATCTCCTCCACGCCCTGGTTGGTGATGATCTCGAAGGCGGGGAAGGACTTCTCGCGGACGTCGAGCTCGACCACGCGGTCGTCGAGCTTGCCCTCGCGGAGCTGCTGGCGGAGCTTTTCGCGCGAACGCGTGTAGGACTCGCCGGTGCCGCTCTCCAGCACGAACCCGGCGCCGCCGGCATGGCTGGGGGCGGGGGCGGGCGGGGGGAGCAGCAGGTCCAGCAGGCGCTCCTCGGCGTTGAGCTCGGCTTTATCGGCGACGTCGTCGAGCTTCTCCTCGCGCACCATGTCGATGGCGATCTCCACCAGGTCGCGGATCATCGACTCCACGTCGCGGCCCACGTAGCCCACCTCGGTGAACTTGGACGCCTCGATCTTCAGGAAGGGCGAGCCGGCCAGCTTGGCCAGGCGGCGCGCGATCTCCGTCTTGCCCACACCCGTGGGGCCGATCATGATGATGTTCTTGGGCAGGATCTCTTCCGCGAGGTCCGGCGGGAGCTTCTGCCGGCGCATGCGGTTGCGCAGGGCGATGGCCACGGAGCGCTTGGCGTTCTTCTGGCCCACCACGTACTTGTCGAGCTCGGCGACGATCTCGCGCGGGGTCAGCTCGTCCAGCGAGAGGGTCTCTTCTTCAGCGGTTCCGGGTAAGTAGATGGCCATAAGAGAAGTACTCAGTACTTAGTACTCGGTACTCAGTTCACCCCGAGTAGTCCCCCACATTCATTAGACGCCCAAAAGCTCGTTTCGCTGCAGGACGTTCCGCCCTGCATCGCCGCCGACCGACGACTGACGACTAGAGTTCCTCGATCGTCACCTTGTCGTTGGTGAAGATGCAGATCTTGGCCGCGATCTTCATGGCCTCCTCGACGATCTTGCGCGCGGGAAGCTGGGTGTTTTCGAACAGGGCCCGCGCTGCGGCCAGGGCGTACGGTCCGCCGCTGCCGATGGCCGCGATGCCATCGTCGGGCTCGATCACGTCGCCGGCGCCGGAGATGAGGAAGGTCTGCGTGCCGTCGGCGACAAGCAGCAGGGCCTCCAGGTGCCGCAGGGCCTTGTCGGTGCGCCATTCCTTGGCCAGCTCCACCGCGGCCCGGCCCAGGTTGCCGTGATACTGCTCCAGCTTGGCTTCAAAGCGCGAGAACAGGGAAAAGGCGTCGGCGGTGGAGCCGGCGAACCCCGCGAGGATCTTGTCCTCGTAGAGGCGGCGGATCTTGCGGGCGGTGTGCTTGACCACACCTTCGCCCATGGTGACCTGTCCGTCGCCGGCCATGACAACTTTCCCGTCACGACGGACGGCCAGCACGGTCGTCGAACGCACTGGTGGTTTCTTTCTCATGAGGACAATCTCTGATTATAGCAGCGGGGCAACAGGAGGCAGGGAGCAGAAGGCAGCGGCAGCAGCAGGTCCGCGCCGGCATCCTGCCTCCTGCACGCTGGTCTAGTCTCCGCCCGGGGCGTCGTTGGACATGGCGATCTCGATGGAGTCGAGCTGCTGAGTGAGCTCGTCGATCTTGGACTGGAGCAGATTGCGGATAGAGAGGATGCCCAGCAGCACACCGTTCTCGTCCACGATCGGCAGATGGCGGTAGTGGGTATTGATCATGGCGGCGAAAGCCTCGCCGGGCGAAGTCTTGAGTGTGGCCATGTCGAGGTTGGAGGTCATGTAGTCGCGGACCATGACCTTCTTGGGGTCGAGGCCGCTGAGGGCCAGCTTGCGCAGGACGTCGCGCTCGGTGAAGATGCCGGCCGGCTTGCCGTCGCCGTCCACCACGCAGACCGCGCCCACGCGGCGGTCGACCATGGCCTGGATGGCTTCGGCGCAGGTTGCACCCAGAGGCACCTTGGCCACGGGCTGATCGCACAGGTTGAGGATGCTCATGATGTCCTTCCCCCAAAGACCACAGGGAGATTTGGGCATTATGCGTATGTAGACGCAAGAGTCAAGGGCTCTGGCTACAAATTAATCTGCTGTTATCCATCCATCTGGCGGAGGCCGGCCGACCGTGCCGAGCAAAAGCAAGTAAAAAGGCAGAAGTCAAATTGCAGATGCGAGGCACTCGCGAGCGCAGTGGTACTTCTGCAGTCTTCGTTCTCACTTCTGCGATGCCTTGGTCGTCGCCGCGAAAGCGCCTATCTCGCACCCGCCAATTCGTTCTTGAATACCTTCCCGTCCTTCATGACGAAGCGCACGTCCTTGAGCACGCTGACGTCGTGCAGCGGGTCACCTTGGACGGCGATGATGTCGGCGTAAGCGCCGGGGGCGATGACCCCGAGTTGTCCCTGCATGTCGAGCAGCTCGGCGGCGCGTGCGGTGGCCGACTGGATGGCCTGCATCGGGGTCATGCCGAACTTCACCATGTAGCCGAACTCCTGGGCCATGGACTCAGTCCACAAGAAGCCCCCGACATCGGTGCCAAACGCGATCTTCACGCCTGCCTTCAGCGCGCGGTTGAACGACGGCCCGTGGAGCTCGACGCGCAGGCGGTCGCGCTTGCCCTCGGGAGTGTTCTCGGGAGCGTTGTGATAGTAGTAGGCGCTCAAGGTGGGGACGAGCCAGGTCCCTTGTTTGACCATCTGTGCGATCGCGGGGTCGTCGAGATCGAGTCCGTGCTCGATGGAGTCGCAGCCGCCGTCGAGTGCGCGGTGCAGGCCGACGCCGCCGTAAGCGTGGCAGGCGACCTTGTGGCCGTTGGCGTGCGCCTCGTCGGTGATGGCCTTGATCTCGTCCAGGGTGAGCGTGGGCTGTACGCCGAGCTTGCCGTCGGGTGTGGCCCAGGAGCGGTGCGTCATGTACACCTTGATCCAGTCGGCGCCCAGCTCGAGCTGCTCGCGCACCGCCTTGCGCGCTTCGACGGGGCCGTCGATAAGCTGCGCGCCCTTGGGGATGGTGAACTCGATCTCCGGGGCGTAGCCCTCCAGCGGATAGCCGTAGGTGGTGGAGATGGCGCGGGTGGTGGCGAAGATGCGCGGGCCGGGAATGTATCCGCCGTCGACCGCCTGCTTGATGCCGACGTCGCCGGCGCCGGCGCCCTCGGTTTCGACGTCGCGGATGGTGGTGAAGCCCTGCTCCAGGCAGCGGCGCGCGGCGACTGTGGCGCGCGCGGCTCGGAAGGCCAGACCGTGCTTCAGGAGCTGCGCGTCGTAGCCGCCCTCGGATGGCTCCTCGCCTTGCAGGAAGATGTGCGTGTGCGTGTCGATGAGGCCGGGCAGGACGACGGCGTTGCCCAGGTCAATCACCTTTGCCCCGGCGGGCGCGGCGCCGCCCACGCTCACAATGCGGTTGTCCTTGATGACGATGACCTGGTTGTGCAGCGGCTGGGCGGACTTGCCGTCGATCAGAGTGCCGGCGCGG harbors:
- the hslU gene encoding ATP-dependent protease ATPase subunit HslU; amino-acid sequence: MAIYLPGTAEEETLSLDELTPREIVAELDKYVVGQKNAKRSVAIALRNRMRRQKLPPDLAEEILPKNIIMIGPTGVGKTEIARRLAKLAGSPFLKIEASKFTEVGYVGRDVESMIRDLVEIAIDMVREEKLDDVADKAELNAEERLLDLLLPPPAPAPSHAGGAGFVLESGTGESYTRSREKLRQQLREGKLDDRVVELDVREKSFPAFEIITNQGVEEMDVNIKDMLPNIFGQRTKKRKMKVSEAFDYLIQEEEHRLIDMDQVTRTAVERVEQSGIIFLDEIDKIAGRESGHGPDVSREGVQRDILPIVEGTTVNSRYGMVRTDHILFIAAGAFHVSKPSDLIPELQGRFPIRVELQSLTIEDFIKILTEPKSSLVKQYTALLETEGLKLEFSREALEEIARFAFRVNEGTENIGARRLHTIMERVLDEISFGAPDLKEKDVKVDGDYVRKMVADIVKDQDLSRYIL
- the hslV gene encoding ATP-dependent protease subunit HslV, whose protein sequence is MRKKPPVRSTTVLAVRRDGKVVMAGDGQVTMGEGVVKHTARKIRRLYEDKILAGFAGSTADAFSLFSRFEAKLEQYHGNLGRAAVELAKEWRTDKALRHLEALLLVADGTQTFLISGAGDVIEPDDGIAAIGSGGPYALAAARALFENTQLPARKIVEEAMKIAAKICIFTNDKVTIEEL
- a CDS encoding CBS domain-containing protein — its product is MSILNLCDQPVAKVPLGATCAEAIQAMVDRRVGAVCVVDGDGKPAGIFTERDVLRKLALSGLDPKKVMVRDYMTSNLDMATLKTSPGEAFAAMINTHYRHLPIVDENGVLLGILSIRNLLQSKIDELTQQLDSIEIAMSNDAPGGD
- a CDS encoding amidohydrolase family protein; this translates as MRKIVFAVLLFSLAAYAQTDGITVLRAGTLIDGKSAQPLHNQVIVIKDNRIVSVGGAAPAGAKVIDLGNAVVLPGLIDTHTHIFLQGEEPSEGGYDAQLLKHGLAFRAARATVAARRCLEQGFTTIRDVETEGAGAGDVGIKQAVDGGYIPGPRIFATTRAISTTYGYPLEGYAPEIEFTIPKGAQLIDGPVEARKAVREQLELGADWIKVYMTHRSWATPDGKLGVQPTLTLDEIKAITDEAHANGHKVACHAYGGVGLHRALDGGCDSIEHGLDLDDPAIAQMVKQGTWLVPTLSAYYYHNAPENTPEGKRDRLRVELHGPSFNRALKAGVKIAFGTDVGGFLWTESMAQEFGYMVKFGMTPMQAIQSATARAAELLDMQGQLGVIAPGAYADIIAVQGDPLHDVSVLKDVRFVMKDGKVFKNELAGAR